The following are encoded in a window of Amycolatopsis lexingtonensis genomic DNA:
- a CDS encoding VOC family protein gives MPATGPDFISLQARDLDASQAFYEKYLGLVRSPAGPPHAVVFETKPIAFALRDVIPGTDLDSVAQPGIGAAIWLHATDVQAIHDALAADGQTIVSAPIDGPFGRTFTFADPDGYRITLHDRG, from the coding sequence ATGCCCGCCACCGGCCCCGACTTCATTTCGCTGCAGGCACGCGACCTCGACGCGTCGCAGGCGTTCTACGAGAAGTACCTCGGCCTCGTCCGCTCGCCGGCCGGACCGCCGCACGCCGTCGTCTTCGAGACGAAGCCGATCGCGTTCGCGCTCCGCGACGTCATTCCGGGCACCGACCTCGACTCGGTCGCCCAGCCGGGCATCGGGGCCGCGATCTGGCTGCACGCCACGGACGTCCAGGCCATCCACGACGCGCTGGCCGCCGACGGGCAGACCATCGTCTCCGCCCCGATCGACGGCCCCTTCGGCCGGACGTTCACCTTCGCCGACCCCGACGGCTACCGGATCACCCTCCACGACCGCGGCTGA
- a CDS encoding MarR family winged helix-turn-helix transcriptional regulator, with product MSQDGVDLKTSLGYLLKEASSTLRAAMEEVLRPLGMSVTHYSCLELLAQRPGLSNSELARGAFVTRQTMNVLLQALERDGYVSRPAEAPVGKVLPARLTPRGRRSLEKATAAVRSVEVRMLAGMTEAEQAAAFRSLQSMIRSLRDGDA from the coding sequence ATGAGTCAAGACGGGGTCGACCTGAAGACGTCGCTGGGCTACCTGCTGAAGGAGGCGTCGAGCACGCTGCGCGCGGCGATGGAGGAGGTGCTGCGGCCGCTCGGGATGAGCGTGACGCACTACTCCTGCCTCGAACTGCTGGCCCAGCGGCCGGGCTTGTCGAACTCCGAGCTCGCGCGGGGCGCGTTCGTCACCCGGCAGACGATGAACGTGCTGCTGCAGGCCCTGGAACGCGACGGCTACGTGAGCAGGCCGGCCGAGGCACCCGTCGGAAAGGTTCTCCCCGCCCGGCTCACGCCCCGCGGACGGCGGAGCCTGGAGAAGGCGACCGCGGCGGTCCGGTCCGTCGAGGTCAGGATGCTGGCCGGGATGACCGAAGCCGAGCAGGCGGCCGCGTTCCGGAGCCTGCAGAGCATGATCCGCTCCCTGCGCGACGGCGACGCGTAG